Below is a genomic region from Bacillus mycoides.
GAGCCGTGGCCAAAGCGTTTATTTGATTTAGACCGAGCGATTGTTGAACATAAAATTCCTGTTAATAATGGGAAATTTGTTAGACTCGTAAATTTACATTTGTCTGCTTATGATGAAGGCGGAAAAATTAGAAAGCAGCAAGTGGAGTATTTAAAAGAATATATGAACAAGCATTATAAAAATGGTGATTATGTAATAATGGGCGGAGACTGGAATCAATTAATTTCTAACGCTCAGTTAAGTGATCCGAAGTTCGTGAAAGAGCGTCCTGAGTGGTTAGTAGAGTTACCAAAGGACTTTACTGATGGTGGCTTTAAGTGGGCTGTAGATCCGTCTGTTATGACTGTGAGAGATGATGTGAAGAAATATGTGGAAGGTGAAAATTTCGTCACGATTATTGATGGCTTTATCGTTTCACCGAATGTTGAAATTGTAAATGTACAAGGGAAAGATTTGAAGTTTGAAAATAGCGATCATAACCCAGTGAGTGCGGTATTCAAGCTGAAGTAATCGATACGTATGAGTAGAAGGTGGGGCTTCATATATGGAGTGGTTAAAGAGAACTTGTTTTTCTAACCTTGAGAAAGAATCACAGAAAAATCATTTATTGCTATTTATCACGATTTGTAGTTTCTTCCTTGGGATAATCGCGATTGGGTATTACGGATATATTTTTACAGAGAGAGCAATAGCATTTTGGATGTGTGGTATTTCTATCGTAGTATTTGGAACGCTGCTTACTTTTATAGAAAGTATGGAAGCAATGTATAAATACATCATGACATGTATGCTACTTATTATGTCTTTCATTATGGTACAAGCATTTAATGAAAGCCCAGCTGTATTTCAAATGGTCTATTTTACATTAGCGGTTTCACTTATTTATTTGAGTGAACGTCTTATTTTAATTCTTGGCGGGGTAGCAGTTGTTGTTACATTTATACTTTGTAGTTATTGGCCAAATCAATTTTTTGCGTATACAGCGTCATCTGAAGCTGCAAATTTCGCAAGCTTGTTAGCGATTGTAACGATTGCAATGTGGGGTGTAACGAAGATTGGTTCTAATCTGTTGGCTCGTTTAAGTGATGAGAAGCAAGCGGTGATGAAGAAAGCTCAGGAGTTAGAAGAAACGCAAAGGCTTATTGAGAGAACAGTTGTGAAACTAGATAGTAATTTCAATCATTTAAGACAAAATATGAATACATCGATGGAGTCAATGAGTGAAATTAACTTTGCTTTTGAAGAAGTAGCAGTGGGAACTCAATCGCAATCAGAGATGATGTCACGTTCAGTAGAAGTATTGAATGATATGGAGGGAAATATTGACCAAATCATCTCTCAAGTAAGAAATGCGTCGATGCGTGTTGATAAAAGTTTGGAAATCTCAAAGGGTAGTGTAAATACTTTAAGAAATTTTGAAGCTAACATGAGAAGTTTAAATGATGTTGTTTCACAATCAGGAACGATATTTAGAGAATTAATGACACAATCGAAACAAATTAATGAAATTGTAGATGTAATAACGAATATTTCAAGTCAGACGAGTTTGCTAGCTTTAAATGCAAATATTGAGGCTGCAAGGGCAGGCGAGCATGGAAAAG
It encodes:
- a CDS encoding DUF4077 domain-containing protein; translation: MEWLKRTCFSNLEKESQKNHLLLFITICSFFLGIIAIGYYGYIFTERAIAFWMCGISIVVFGTLLTFIESMEAMYKYIMTCMLLIMSFIMVQAFNESPAVFQMVYFTLAVSLIYLSERLILILGGVAVVVTFILCSYWPNQFFAYTASSEAANFASLLAIVTIAMWGVTKIGSNLLARLSDEKQAVMKKAQELEETQRLIERTVVKLDSNFNHLRQNMNTSMESMSEINFAFEEVAVGTQSQSEMMSRSVEVLNDMEGNIDQIISQVRNASMRVDKSLEISKGSVNTLRNFEANMRSLNDVVSQSGTIFRELMTQSKQINEIVDVITNISSQTSLLALNANIEAARAGEHGKGFAIVANEVLKLAEESNRSAGRIQGILKEFSNQASKVEVQVEKSERVQEECNEMLASVLTNVTDLGKFIDAINDVMREIVGHQESFQAKTTNIVKDVTHASNVIQQTSAATEEVLASVEEEKHRNDTSVKTLHTVSEQVKLLEDILEK